One segment of Terriglobia bacterium DNA contains the following:
- a CDS encoding ABC transporter ATP-binding protein yields MADNFHEEEVLGKAYDARLMRRLLTYLRPYQRVVFFALVAIFLFGLLQAVPPYLMKVEIDRYLDPTRQQPVLPFLARLLSADPRTGILQIAFVIFVPTVLLTFVLQFAQTFAMNLVGQKVMYDLRKQLFEHLQRLQMSYFDRNPVGRLVTRVTTDIDVLNDLFASGVVAVFGDLFTLASIMVVMLKLDWKLSLLTFAVLPLIIVVTALFRKAVRDSYRRIRLAIARINAYLQEHITGMSVLQLFNREDKSFDEFEKINTAHMEAYKDSILAYGLFYPTVEFLGVLAIVIILYKGGIMVLGGALTVGTAIAFIQYSQRFFRPIQDLSDKYNILQAAMASSERVFKLLDTPVSISGSARPAKLESPRGRIEFRNVGFAYRDNHRVLENVSFTIEPGETVAVVGHTGAGKTTLTNLLLRFYDVQEGAILFDGVDIREMGLRELRSNFAIVLQDSFLFSGTIASNIRMGTEGISDQQVREAARRVNMLDFIESLPGGFDEPVRERGATLSSGQKQLLSFARALAHDPRILILDEATSSVDPETEYLIREGLQRLLENRTSLVVAHRLSTIQNASKIIVMHKGRVREVGTHQELLRLQGIYFKLYQLQYKDQELLASAGPARGPCPEIAS; encoded by the coding sequence ATGGCAGACAACTTTCACGAAGAGGAAGTGCTCGGAAAAGCGTACGACGCGCGCCTGATGCGGCGCCTGCTCACCTACTTGCGTCCTTACCAGCGGGTGGTGTTTTTTGCGCTGGTCGCTATTTTCCTTTTTGGTCTGCTGCAGGCGGTGCCTCCATACCTGATGAAGGTGGAGATCGACCGCTACCTTGATCCCACCAGGCAGCAGCCGGTCCTGCCCTTCCTCGCGCGCCTTCTGAGTGCCGATCCCCGCACGGGCATCCTTCAGATCGCCTTTGTGATTTTTGTGCCCACCGTTCTGCTGACTTTCGTTCTGCAGTTCGCGCAGACTTTTGCCATGAACCTGGTCGGCCAGAAGGTCATGTACGATCTGCGCAAGCAGTTGTTTGAGCATCTGCAGCGGCTGCAGATGAGCTACTTTGACCGCAACCCGGTGGGCAGGCTTGTTACGCGCGTCACCACGGACATCGATGTCCTGAATGATTTGTTCGCCTCCGGGGTCGTGGCGGTTTTCGGCGATCTCTTCACCCTGGCGAGCATCATGGTGGTGATGCTGAAGCTTGATTGGAAACTGTCGCTGCTGACGTTTGCCGTCCTGCCGCTGATTATCGTGGTGACGGCGCTGTTCCGGAAAGCGGTGCGTGACTCATACCGCCGCATTCGCCTGGCCATCGCCCGCATCAACGCTTACCTGCAGGAACACATCACGGGAATGTCTGTTCTGCAATTATTCAACCGTGAGGACAAGAGCTTCGATGAATTCGAGAAGATAAACACCGCTCACATGGAAGCTTACAAAGACTCGATACTGGCCTACGGACTCTTCTACCCTACCGTCGAGTTCCTGGGTGTGCTGGCCATCGTCATCATTCTGTATAAAGGCGGGATCATGGTTCTTGGCGGAGCGCTGACTGTAGGGACCGCAATCGCCTTCATCCAGTATTCGCAGCGGTTCTTCCGGCCCATTCAGGACCTGAGCGACAAGTACAACATCCTGCAGGCTGCCATGGCCAGTTCCGAGCGCGTCTTCAAGCTGTTGGATACACCGGTCAGCATTTCTGGTTCCGCGCGCCCGGCCAAACTCGAATCGCCCCGGGGCCGCATTGAATTCCGCAATGTCGGGTTTGCTTATCGGGACAATCATCGCGTGCTGGAGAACGTTTCTTTTACCATCGAGCCGGGAGAAACCGTCGCCGTGGTGGGCCACACCGGGGCCGGAAAGACCACTCTCACCAACCTGCTGCTGCGCTTCTACGATGTCCAGGAGGGCGCTATTTTGTTCGATGGCGTTGACATACGCGAGATGGGTCTCCGCGAGCTACGGAGCAACTTCGCCATCGTGTTGCAGGACTCGTTTCTCTTCTCCGGCACCATTGCCAGCAACATCCGGATGGGGACTGAAGGGATATCGGACCAGCAGGTCCGCGAGGCGGCCCGGCGCGTCAACATGCTGGACTTTATTGAAAGCCTGCCCGGCGGATTTGATGAGCCGGTCAGGGAGCGTGGAGCCACGCTCTCGTCCGGGCAGAAACAACTGCTCTCATTCGCGCGGGCGCTCGCGCATGACCCCAGGATCCTGATTCTTGACGAGGCGACCTCGAGCGTGGACCCGGAGACTGAATATCTTATCCGCGAGGGCCTCCAGAGGCTGCTCGAAAATCGAACTTCACTCGTCGTTGCTCACCGCCTTTCCACCATCCAGAACGCCTCGAAGATCATCGTGATGCACAAAGGACGCGTGCGCGAGGTGGGGACGCATCAGGAATTGCTGCGCTTGCAGGGAATCTATTTCAAACTTTATCAGCTTCAATACAAGGACCAGGAGCTCCTGGCCTCCGCCGGCCCGGCCAGAGGACCATGCCCAGAGATTGCTTCCTGA
- the lpxB gene encoding lipid-A-disaccharide synthase encodes MPRDCFLIVAGERSGDMYGAALAQALKARIADAAVFGCGGEAMRAAGVETIADIHQVALIGISEVVSGLPKAYRAMQDLVAEAARRGPAAAILIDSPSLNLSLAKRLKKHNIPVIYFVSPQIWAWKKWRIRKIKANVDRMLCLFDFETEIYEKAGVPVECVGHPLLDMAAVSQSRAEFFSRAKLDPNVPTVALLPGSRRTEVRFNLPAILEAADRLAQSRPIQFVVASAPTIDPAWMESLIARGYKGAAPLRALANATHEALQYSAAAVVASGTATIEAALRECPMVVVYRVSAFTAMCARIMIDVPFYSMVNLLAGHAVVPELIQSGFTAARLTEEMERLLGDAGARNRMVAELRKVRERLGKGGAMDRAADAVVRHLEGAKASLGAE; translated from the coding sequence ATGCCCAGAGATTGCTTCCTGATCGTTGCCGGAGAACGCTCCGGCGACATGTATGGCGCAGCCCTCGCCCAGGCGCTTAAAGCCAGAATCGCCGATGCCGCGGTTTTCGGCTGCGGCGGCGAGGCCATGCGCGCCGCCGGGGTGGAGACCATCGCCGATATCCATCAGGTGGCGCTGATTGGAATCTCTGAGGTCGTATCGGGGCTTCCGAAAGCCTATCGTGCCATGCAGGACCTTGTGGCTGAAGCCGCGCGGAGAGGGCCCGCAGCCGCAATCCTGATTGATTCCCCCTCGCTGAACCTGAGTCTGGCGAAACGGCTGAAGAAACATAACATTCCCGTCATCTACTTTGTCAGCCCCCAGATATGGGCCTGGAAAAAATGGAGAATCAGAAAGATCAAGGCGAATGTGGACAGGATGCTTTGCCTGTTCGATTTCGAAACGGAGATCTACGAGAAGGCCGGAGTACCCGTGGAATGCGTCGGACATCCCCTGTTGGATATGGCCGCTGTCAGCCAGTCGCGTGCGGAGTTTTTCAGCCGCGCTAAGCTCGACCCGAATGTACCAACCGTCGCCCTGCTGCCCGGAAGCCGCAGGACGGAGGTAAGGTTCAACCTGCCGGCAATCCTGGAGGCGGCGGACAGATTGGCGCAGTCACGGCCCATTCAGTTTGTCGTGGCTTCCGCACCGACAATCGATCCCGCATGGATGGAATCTCTAATCGCCCGCGGCTACAAGGGCGCGGCGCCCCTGCGGGCGCTCGCCAATGCTACCCACGAGGCCCTGCAATATTCCGCTGCCGCCGTAGTCGCCAGTGGAACAGCAACCATCGAGGCGGCCCTGCGGGAGTGTCCCATGGTTGTGGTCTACCGCGTCTCCGCATTCACAGCGATGTGCGCCAGGATCATGATTGATGTTCCCTTCTACAGCATGGTTAATCTCCTGGCTGGCCATGCCGTGGTCCCGGAATTGATCCAGAGCGGCTTCACCGCCGCCCGCCTCACGGAGGAGATGGAGCGGTTGCTCGGCGATGCCGGGGCCCGAAACAGGATGGTGGCGGAGCTTCGAAAAGTGAGGGAGCGCCTGGGCAAGGGAGGCGCAATGGACCGGGCTGCCGACGCCGTTGTCCGCCACCTTGAGGGGGCCAAGGCATCCCTCGGTGCCGAATAA